A single genomic interval of Aureliella helgolandensis harbors:
- a CDS encoding PSD1 and planctomycete cytochrome C domain-containing protein: MKVLSLTSPFDRRSTFMAICLGLLNSFAFAQHPESTAEKGASSTQSESARAETIDFQRDIQPILRDNCYECHAGTTEEGGLNLAIKAKAFRGGDSDAAILAGKSEESLLIQAVSGGDGDPLMPPDGNQPLTELQVSLLRAWIDQGAAWPEEADVFDPKLDQAKSHWAFQRLEKPAAPSRQSTDNWSKGAVDRFVLQRLVEVGLRPSQPADADTLVRRLYFDLTGLPPTLEQTQQFVSAHSKDPDLAVRTLVDQLLDSPRYGERWGRHWLDVARYADSDGQEADMDRPHAYHYRDFVIEAFNGNMPYDQFVRWQIAGDEFEPNKDAAVSATGFLTAGPAFKLPDSFLESERLANRYNEMDDVISTLGSGLLGITVACARCHDHKYDAFSAKEYYQLMGVFHSGDRVTAKLPSGKDGFFFQDFDDQRRTTWLFRRSDFYDREIEVDIGFPAMLSSDGVEATDYWQKAKQAYGEFGEAKSTLQRRALADWITDTQQGGGALLARVLVNRVWDHHFGKGLVQTTSDFGVNGDAPSHPELLEYLTNEFVDGGWEIKALHRMILTSAVWQQASTRGAADQRGAEIDPGNNLLWRMTPLRLEAEAMRDAMLAVSETLNLEAGGPGFKPYISPEANLARNIQGEGYPKDAKDDASTRRRSVYMFHKRLIPYPMFQAFDRPDLMTSCARRQNTTVAPQAMVILNDLFVRSVAHDFAELLVQRQAGESDSMDFDLKPLIEDAFRTSFTRVPTDREIETSIQFIESQTEARTKRAEEAPRIEALTDFCQTLFGLNEFIYVN; this comes from the coding sequence ATGAAGGTCCTTTCTTTGACTTCTCCGTTTGATCGTCGCTCCACGTTCATGGCCATCTGCCTTGGATTGTTGAACAGCTTTGCGTTCGCGCAGCATCCAGAATCAACTGCTGAAAAGGGTGCTTCGAGCACGCAATCCGAGAGTGCACGTGCTGAGACGATAGACTTCCAGCGCGATATCCAACCGATCTTGCGGGACAATTGTTACGAGTGTCACGCAGGGACCACCGAAGAGGGCGGCTTGAATCTGGCGATCAAAGCCAAAGCGTTTCGAGGAGGCGACAGTGATGCGGCAATTCTCGCCGGTAAGAGCGAAGAGAGCTTGCTCATTCAAGCCGTATCCGGGGGGGACGGCGACCCTTTGATGCCGCCCGATGGAAATCAGCCGCTTACCGAACTTCAAGTCAGCCTACTCCGAGCCTGGATTGATCAAGGGGCGGCGTGGCCCGAAGAGGCGGACGTCTTTGATCCAAAGTTGGATCAAGCCAAATCGCACTGGGCCTTTCAACGACTCGAAAAGCCAGCGGCGCCTTCGCGTCAGTCCACTGACAATTGGTCGAAAGGAGCCGTTGACCGATTTGTGCTACAGCGACTGGTTGAGGTTGGGCTCCGGCCATCGCAGCCTGCTGATGCCGACACGTTGGTGCGACGACTGTATTTCGATCTGACGGGGTTGCCACCTACTCTAGAACAGACCCAGCAATTTGTAAGTGCGCATTCGAAGGATCCCGACTTGGCCGTGCGGACTCTTGTGGACCAACTCTTGGACTCACCGCGTTATGGTGAGCGTTGGGGGAGGCATTGGCTGGACGTGGCCCGTTATGCCGACAGCGATGGACAAGAAGCGGATATGGACCGTCCGCACGCGTATCACTATCGCGATTTTGTGATCGAAGCGTTTAACGGCAACATGCCGTACGACCAATTTGTGCGCTGGCAAATTGCCGGTGACGAATTTGAACCAAACAAAGACGCCGCGGTTTCAGCCACTGGCTTTCTGACCGCTGGCCCAGCCTTCAAGTTGCCTGATTCGTTCCTCGAAAGCGAACGACTAGCGAATCGTTACAATGAGATGGACGACGTGATCTCAACGTTGGGGTCCGGACTCTTGGGAATTACGGTGGCCTGCGCTCGCTGTCACGATCATAAATACGATGCATTTTCGGCGAAAGAATATTACCAATTGATGGGCGTCTTTCACAGCGGTGATCGCGTGACAGCGAAGTTGCCCAGTGGCAAAGACGGCTTCTTTTTTCAGGACTTTGACGACCAGCGTCGGACCACTTGGTTGTTTCGACGGAGCGACTTCTACGATCGAGAAATCGAAGTTGATATTGGGTTTCCTGCGATGCTGTCCTCCGATGGTGTCGAAGCCACTGACTACTGGCAGAAGGCCAAACAAGCTTATGGTGAGTTTGGAGAGGCGAAAAGCACTTTACAGCGTCGCGCCCTGGCCGATTGGATTACAGACACGCAACAAGGCGGCGGAGCGCTGCTGGCTCGAGTCCTTGTCAACCGCGTCTGGGACCATCACTTTGGCAAAGGCCTCGTGCAGACGACCAGCGACTTTGGCGTCAATGGCGACGCGCCGTCGCATCCAGAGTTACTCGAATACTTGACCAACGAGTTCGTCGACGGAGGTTGGGAAATCAAAGCGCTGCATCGAATGATACTAACCAGCGCCGTATGGCAGCAGGCCAGCACGCGAGGTGCAGCCGACCAACGGGGCGCGGAGATCGATCCAGGCAACAATTTGCTTTGGCGAATGACTCCGCTACGCCTCGAAGCCGAAGCTATGCGGGACGCGATGCTGGCGGTTAGCGAGACGCTGAACCTGGAAGCCGGTGGGCCTGGATTTAAACCCTACATCTCCCCTGAGGCCAACCTCGCCCGAAACATTCAAGGCGAGGGCTATCCCAAAGACGCGAAAGATGACGCGTCCACCCGGCGGCGCAGCGTCTACATGTTTCATAAACGTCTCATTCCTTATCCGATGTTTCAGGCGTTTGACCGCCCGGATCTAATGACCAGTTGTGCGCGTAGGCAAAACACAACCGTGGCCCCCCAAGCCATGGTGATTCTGAACGATCTCTTTGTTCGCTCTGTGGCTCATGACTTTGCGGAGTTGCTGGTTCAACGGCAAGCCGGAGAGTCGGATTCGATGGATTTCGACCTCAAGCCGCTGATTGAAGATGCGTTTCGAACCTCCTTCACACGCGTGCCGACAGACCGAGAAATAGAAACCTCGATCCAATTTATCGAATCCCAGACCGAAGCACGCACCAAGCGCGCAGAAGAAGCTCCACGCATCGAAGCGCTGACCGATTTTTGTCAGACGTTGTTCGGTTTAAATGAATTCATCTACGTCAATTGA
- a CDS encoding AraC family transcriptional regulator encodes MPPNKRPQHVCILVETDDSWGRNIVEAVCRFGRSSGWTVLIAPRDSQGRLRLPKVWNGDGIIASLRTTSSVRHVKSLNLPVVDVGTMVPKYDWLARVATDDAARAKMAFEHLRDRGLTHFACYAPPIGRYSDVRSTAFADAVTDGGYKCAMYEATRDDAAGWLTNYSNVCRWLATLPRPLGIFAADPYPARQLVEICSVESIRIPDEVAVLSGDDDELLCKVASPQISAVELASHRIGETAAQILERMMNGGAAANLATLIPPLRVRARHSTDILAMSDDEVADVLRYIRDRAPFGISVADLLKRFPISRRRLEQRFRAELNRSPAEEIRRVRMAHVGRLLLDSDKPVATIAAEAGFATSASLSQAFCQHFGVAPGEYRRRNRAT; translated from the coding sequence GTGCCACCCAACAAACGCCCCCAACATGTTTGCATTCTTGTGGAGACCGACGATTCCTGGGGCCGAAATATCGTTGAGGCCGTTTGTCGATTTGGTCGTTCAAGTGGTTGGACTGTTCTTATCGCGCCGCGCGACTCGCAAGGACGCTTGCGATTGCCAAAGGTCTGGAATGGGGACGGCATCATCGCTTCGTTGCGAACCACTTCTTCGGTCCGTCATGTAAAGAGCCTAAACCTGCCAGTGGTTGATGTCGGCACCATGGTGCCCAAGTATGACTGGTTGGCGCGAGTTGCAACCGATGACGCAGCTCGTGCGAAAATGGCGTTTGAGCATCTTCGCGATCGAGGTCTCACTCACTTTGCATGTTATGCGCCGCCGATCGGCCGTTATTCGGACGTGCGGTCTACGGCTTTCGCAGACGCTGTGACGGACGGTGGGTACAAATGCGCGATGTACGAAGCGACTCGCGATGACGCTGCTGGTTGGTTGACGAATTACTCAAATGTGTGTCGTTGGCTGGCGACGCTTCCACGTCCGTTAGGAATCTTCGCAGCTGATCCGTATCCCGCTAGGCAACTTGTTGAGATCTGTTCGGTTGAATCGATTCGTATTCCAGATGAAGTGGCTGTGCTGTCCGGAGACGACGATGAATTGCTTTGCAAGGTGGCATCCCCTCAGATTTCGGCGGTCGAATTGGCAAGTCATCGGATTGGTGAGACGGCCGCGCAGATATTGGAGCGGATGATGAATGGAGGGGCCGCGGCGAACTTGGCAACACTTATCCCGCCGCTGCGAGTGCGGGCCCGGCATTCGACTGATATTCTAGCAATGTCGGACGACGAGGTCGCAGATGTTTTACGGTACATTCGCGATAGAGCCCCTTTCGGCATTAGTGTCGCTGACTTGCTAAAGCGGTTTCCGATTTCCCGGAGAAGATTGGAGCAGCGTTTCCGCGCGGAACTCAATCGTAGCCCGGCCGAAGAGATCCGTCGCGTTCGCATGGCTCATGTCGGTCGCCTGCTGCTTGATTCTGACAAACCCGTGGCAACGATCGCAGCGGAAGCTGGCTTTGCTACGAGCGCCTCGCTGTCGCAAGCTTTTTGCCAGCATTTTGGCGTCGCACCGGGTGAATATCGACGGCGAAACCGAGCAACTTAA
- the ltnD gene encoding L-threonate dehydrogenase, with amino-acid sequence MTNSAQIAVIGLGAMGYGMASSCLRAGNKVWGADIATAPVERFRAEGGQPGNVADVAARLDIVVVSVLNADQTAAVLFGPKGVAPLLRKGAAIVACATVSPDFAREMARKCDEYGLHYLDAPISGGAAKAASGQLSIMAAGLEAAFDASAPALDAMAATVFRLGDVGAGSAMKAVNQLLAGVHIAAMAEALTFGMTQGVSPDKFLEVIPQCAGTSWMLENRAPHIAAGDYTPLSQVNIWPKDLGIVLDIAREAKFSAPLTAAALQQFLAAAGMGLGGQDDAAIAKVYARNAGLTLPGDV; translated from the coding sequence ATGACAAATAGTGCACAGATTGCTGTGATTGGATTGGGGGCGATGGGCTATGGCATGGCCTCTTCTTGCCTACGAGCTGGGAACAAGGTGTGGGGCGCAGATATTGCGACTGCACCGGTAGAGCGATTCCGTGCCGAGGGTGGCCAACCCGGCAACGTCGCGGACGTGGCAGCGCGACTCGACATCGTGGTTGTTTCAGTCCTGAACGCAGACCAGACAGCGGCGGTACTGTTCGGCCCCAAGGGAGTCGCCCCCTTGCTGAGAAAAGGGGCGGCGATCGTGGCTTGCGCAACGGTCTCTCCCGATTTTGCTCGAGAGATGGCGCGCAAGTGCGATGAATACGGTTTGCATTACCTGGATGCCCCGATCTCTGGCGGGGCTGCTAAAGCCGCCAGCGGGCAACTTTCGATTATGGCCGCCGGCTTGGAGGCGGCTTTCGATGCGTCGGCACCCGCTCTGGATGCGATGGCGGCCACGGTGTTCCGACTGGGAGACGTGGGCGCTGGATCGGCCATGAAAGCGGTCAATCAACTACTGGCTGGGGTGCATATTGCAGCCATGGCCGAAGCGTTGACCTTTGGCATGACTCAGGGGGTATCGCCGGACAAGTTTCTGGAGGTGATTCCCCAATGTGCCGGCACCAGTTGGATGCTGGAAAACCGGGCCCCCCACATCGCCGCCGGAGATTACACCCCATTAAGCCAGGTGAATATCTGGCCCAAAGACCTGGGCATTGTTCTCGACATCGCACGCGAGGCAAAATTTAGCGCTCCACTGACGGCTGCAGCGTTGCAACAATTTCTGGCTGCCGCGGGTATGGGACTAGGAGGGCAGGATGATGCAGCCATCGCCAAGGTCTATGCTCGTAACGCCGGGCTGACCCTACCGGGGGATGTGTGA
- the otnK gene encoding 3-oxo-tetronate kinase yields MLLGCIGDDFTGSSDLANTLAKGGMRTVQYTGIPHAPAAQEVQAGVISLKSRSIAPEQAVTLSLRALDWLRQQGCQQFFFKYCSTFDSTPQGNIGPVADALAAALETDRTIVCPAFPGAGRTVFQGHLFVHDRLLSESGMQNHPLTPMTDPDIRRWMAAQSARPVGHIAAETVFAGAGAIRAALHDAPAGHQVVDALRDEDLVAIGRAARDLPLITGGSGIALGLPENFGCTSGDVPWNGQAGQAVAMSGSCSRATREQVAQHAARHPAREITADAVISGQLALGEVANWLMQQEGVPLLYSSADPDVVRDIQTRLGSQTASAALENFFAETARAVVGMGATRIITAGGETSGAVVERLALSQLAIGPEIDPGVPALRAHPNLVLALKSGNFGAADFFEKAANVLEGKS; encoded by the coding sequence ATGCTGCTGGGTTGCATTGGCGACGATTTCACCGGCTCTTCCGATCTGGCCAATACGTTGGCTAAGGGCGGCATGCGGACGGTTCAATACACCGGTATTCCACACGCTCCGGCCGCGCAAGAAGTTCAGGCCGGTGTCATTTCACTCAAATCCCGCTCCATTGCTCCGGAGCAGGCGGTGACGCTTTCGCTGCGGGCGTTGGATTGGTTGCGTCAACAGGGATGCCAACAGTTCTTCTTTAAATATTGCAGCACATTCGACAGCACCCCCCAGGGCAACATCGGTCCAGTCGCGGACGCCCTGGCTGCGGCGTTGGAGACCGACCGAACTATTGTCTGCCCCGCGTTTCCGGGCGCCGGGCGGACGGTGTTCCAGGGGCACCTTTTTGTCCATGACCGACTACTAAGCGAAAGCGGCATGCAAAACCATCCGCTGACGCCAATGACCGATCCGGATATCCGCCGCTGGATGGCGGCGCAATCCGCGCGTCCCGTCGGGCATATCGCTGCGGAAACGGTTTTTGCCGGCGCTGGCGCCATCCGCGCCGCCCTCCACGACGCACCGGCCGGCCATCAGGTTGTCGATGCCCTTCGCGACGAAGACCTAGTGGCCATTGGGCGGGCCGCAAGGGACTTGCCATTGATCACCGGCGGATCCGGGATCGCGTTGGGCCTACCGGAAAACTTTGGCTGTACATCGGGCGACGTTCCCTGGAACGGACAAGCAGGGCAGGCTGTGGCTATGTCGGGATCTTGTTCGCGTGCTACGCGAGAACAGGTGGCGCAGCATGCAGCCCGGCATCCAGCCCGCGAAATAACGGCGGACGCAGTGATCTCCGGCCAATTAGCCCTGGGCGAAGTGGCCAACTGGCTAATGCAACAGGAAGGTGTACCGCTGCTCTACAGCTCGGCCGATCCAGACGTGGTACGGGACATTCAGACGCGTCTGGGGAGCCAAACGGCATCAGCCGCATTAGAAAACTTCTTTGCAGAAACGGCTCGCGCCGTCGTCGGCATGGGGGCTACGCGAATCATCACCGCCGGGGGCGAAACCTCAGGCGCGGTGGTCGAGCGTCTCGCTCTGTCACAACTGGCCATCGGCCCCGAAATTGATCCGGGTGTGCCTGCCCTCCGCGCGCATCCGAATCTGGTGCTGGCGCTCAAATCCGGCAATTTCGGAGCAGCGGACTTTTTCGAAAAAGCTGCAAATGTTTTGGAGGGCAAGTCATGA
- the otnC gene encoding 3-oxo-tetronate 4-phosphate decarboxylase — MSDTTLREQICLLAQSLFDRGFTHGSTGNISARCDDGGLLVSPTGTSFGRLDPARLSRIDANGIHVGGDKPTNEMPLHSAFYDTRSTAGAVVHLHSCHSVALSMLSDVDPENFLPPATPYAIMKLGKVKLLPFFLPGDPAMGAAVRGLAGKRTAVMLANHGPVVAGKDPEAACNAIEELEETAKLALMLHGLPARMLDAAQVHSVVTRFNVEWEA, encoded by the coding sequence ATGAGCGACACCACCCTCCGCGAACAGATCTGCCTCCTGGCCCAATCGCTGTTTGACCGTGGATTTACCCATGGTAGCACGGGCAATATTTCAGCCCGCTGCGACGACGGCGGATTGCTGGTCTCGCCGACCGGCACTAGTTTCGGGCGGCTGGATCCTGCGCGGCTAAGCCGGATTGACGCTAACGGCATTCATGTTGGAGGTGACAAGCCCACTAACGAAATGCCGCTTCATTCGGCGTTCTACGACACGCGTTCCACCGCCGGAGCGGTCGTGCATCTACATTCCTGTCACTCTGTGGCCCTATCGATGCTGTCCGATGTAGATCCGGAGAATTTTCTGCCCCCGGCCACACCCTACGCCATCATGAAATTGGGGAAGGTAAAGCTCTTGCCATTTTTTCTACCTGGCGATCCCGCCATGGGTGCAGCAGTCCGTGGACTGGCCGGAAAACGCACCGCTGTCATGCTAGCCAATCACGGGCCGGTTGTCGCCGGTAAGGATCCGGAAGCAGCGTGCAATGCCATCGAAGAGCTCGAGGAAACCGCAAAACTGGCCTTGATGCTGCACGGTTTGCCTGCCCGTATGTTGGACGCCGCACAGGTACATTCGGTTGTAACCCGTTTTAACGTGGAGTGGGAGGCATGA
- a CDS encoding hydroxypyruvate isomerase family protein gives MPDAIRAAKTAGFDAVECHWPYDTPASEVKLALAQTGLSMLGLNTVRGDVAAGEMGLSALPGRRDDALSAIVQAVSYADAIGAQAVHVMAGKCDGVEAEATFIENLSAACEIARRSGLTILIEPLNAFDAPGYFLGNTQQASTLIRQIDASNLKLMFDCYHVGRTEVDVAATLQKMLPIIGHIQFAAVPDRGAPDHGDVDFRRIFSLITELGWEHPLGAEYRPAGDTESSLGWMAKLR, from the coding sequence TTGCCCGACGCCATCCGCGCCGCCAAGACAGCCGGTTTTGACGCTGTCGAATGCCACTGGCCCTATGACACCCCAGCCAGCGAGGTAAAACTGGCGCTGGCGCAAACCGGACTTTCCATGCTGGGTCTGAACACGGTGCGGGGCGATGTGGCTGCAGGCGAAATGGGACTCAGCGCTCTGCCCGGCCGTCGAGACGACGCATTGTCTGCCATTGTGCAGGCGGTGTCCTATGCCGACGCAATTGGTGCCCAGGCGGTGCATGTCATGGCTGGGAAATGCGACGGCGTCGAGGCCGAGGCGACGTTCATCGAAAATCTGTCGGCCGCGTGCGAGATCGCAAGACGCAGTGGCTTGACCATTTTGATCGAACCCTTAAACGCCTTCGACGCACCGGGGTATTTTCTGGGAAACACCCAGCAGGCGAGCACTTTGATTCGCCAGATTGACGCGTCGAACCTCAAATTGATGTTTGACTGCTATCATGTTGGACGCACCGAAGTTGACGTAGCTGCCACGCTCCAAAAAATGCTCCCGATTATCGGGCATATTCAGTTTGCCGCCGTTCCGGATCGCGGGGCGCCCGATCACGGCGACGTGGATTTCCGCAGGATCTTCTCCCTAATCACCGAGCTCGGCTGGGAGCACCCCCTGGGCGCCGAATACAGGCCCGCGGGCGACACCGAGTCCTCGCTCGGCTGGATGGCAAAACTTCGCTGA